A single Microbacterium protaetiae DNA region contains:
- a CDS encoding LacI family DNA-binding transcriptional regulator: protein MAKTSRVTLADIAAETGVSLATISKVLNGRTDVAAATRARVEEELSRHGYQRRASAQGAPYVELVFHELESSWSMEVIEGVERIAKEAGYSVVLTVSGDRHSPAPDWIDGVLRRRPVGVVLVFSDISAPYREKLRSRRIPFVIVDPAGDPSPDVPSVGSANWSGGLMATRHLIELGHRRIAAITGPEDMMCSLARVDGYRSAMNSAGLNIDPRWIRFGDFHTSGGESRAAELLALDEPPTAIFAGSDLQALGAIAAARKVGLSVPDDLSVVGYDDIELARWISPQLTTVHQPLRKMGESATRLVLRMAEGHEPDTLRMDLATRLVVRGSTAAPAAVAVAS, encoded by the coding sequence ATGGCGAAGACCTCACGGGTGACCCTGGCTGACATCGCCGCCGAGACGGGCGTGTCTCTGGCGACGATCTCGAAGGTACTCAACGGGCGCACCGATGTCGCAGCCGCCACCCGTGCGCGGGTCGAAGAGGAATTGTCGCGCCACGGCTATCAGCGGCGCGCCTCCGCCCAGGGTGCGCCGTACGTCGAGCTCGTCTTCCACGAGCTCGAGAGCAGCTGGTCGATGGAGGTCATCGAGGGCGTCGAGCGCATCGCGAAGGAAGCCGGATACTCGGTTGTTCTCACCGTCAGCGGCGACCGGCACTCCCCCGCCCCGGACTGGATCGATGGCGTGCTGCGCCGGCGGCCAGTGGGCGTCGTGCTCGTGTTCTCCGACATCTCGGCGCCGTATCGCGAGAAGTTGCGCTCGCGGCGCATTCCGTTCGTCATCGTGGATCCGGCCGGCGACCCCTCACCCGATGTGCCGTCGGTCGGGTCGGCGAACTGGTCGGGCGGCCTCATGGCCACCCGCCACCTGATCGAGCTGGGCCATCGCCGCATTGCGGCGATCACCGGCCCCGAAGACATGATGTGCTCGCTCGCGCGGGTGGACGGTTATCGCAGCGCGATGAACAGTGCGGGGCTGAACATCGACCCGCGCTGGATCAGGTTCGGCGACTTCCACACCTCGGGCGGCGAGTCACGGGCCGCCGAACTGCTCGCACTCGACGAACCGCCCACGGCGATCTTCGCCGGCAGCGATCTGCAGGCACTGGGTGCCATCGCCGCGGCGCGCAAGGTCGGACTCTCGGTGCCCGACGATCTCTCCGTCGTCGGCTATGACGACATCGAGCTGGCCCGCTGGATCAGCCCGCAGCTGACCACTGTGCACCAGCCGTTGCGAAAGATGGGTGAGTCGGCGACCCGCCTGGTGCTGCGCATGGCCGAGGGGCACGAGCCCGACACACTGCGCATGGACCTCGCCACCCGCCTGGTCGTGCGCGGCAGCACCGCTGCCCCGGCGGCCGTCGCGGTCGCGTCGTAG
- a CDS encoding glycoside hydrolase family 3 N-terminal domain-containing protein: MTRVEVSRRVEELIEAMSLEEKIAQLYGVWVGADESGGDVAPHQHDMDNEIDLDALLPSGLGQLTRPFGTKPIDAALGALSLARTQERIRTASRFGVPAVAHEECLAGFAAWGATAYPVPLSWGASFDPELIEQVGRRIGDDLRSVGVHQGLAPVLDVVRDARWGRVEETIGEDPHLVATTASAYVRGVEASGVVATLKHFVGYSASKAGRNLAPVSIGPREVADVLLPPFEMAVRETGVRSVMNAYTDLDGVPSAADRALLTDLLREEWGFTGTVVADYFSIAFLKLLHGSAESWADAAAAALNAGIDVELPTVKTFGEPLRRAVEEGVVDGALIDTALRRVLRQKEDLGLLDPEWSPIPPALAGRDLSDPEALRGTIDLDPAENRALAARLAEEAVVLVRNDGTLPLTRPARIAVIGPNADDPYAMLGCYSFPTHVVSQHPGVEIGIRIPTLLEAVRAEFPEAEITHVRGTSVDGGERDGIPEAVALAAASDVVILALGDRAGLFGRGTSGEGCDAESLALPGAQQQLVDAVLDATVDAGTPAALVLLAGRPYALGRATTESAAIVEAFFLGEEGATAIAGVLSGRVNPSGRLPVSIPATIGAQPSTYLAAPLARANDVSNIDPTAAYPFGHGLSYSAFTWSDLAGDVDAIGTDGTVEVSLDVANTGARAGAEIVQLYLHDPVASVVRPVQRLIGYARVVLEAGQSARVRFRVSADLASFTGRELRRIVEPGEIVLSAGRSSGDLASSWTVQLTGPVREVGHDRTLAPDVAVETVAAVVAR, translated from the coding sequence ATGACCCGGGTGGAAGTATCGCGTCGCGTCGAAGAGCTGATCGAGGCCATGAGCCTCGAAGAGAAGATCGCGCAGCTGTATGGCGTGTGGGTCGGTGCTGACGAGAGCGGCGGTGACGTCGCGCCGCACCAGCACGACATGGACAACGAGATCGACCTCGACGCGCTGCTGCCGTCAGGGCTCGGCCAGCTGACCCGGCCGTTCGGCACCAAGCCGATCGATGCGGCGCTGGGCGCCCTGTCGCTGGCGCGCACTCAGGAGCGCATCCGCACGGCCTCGCGCTTCGGTGTTCCCGCCGTCGCGCACGAGGAGTGCCTCGCGGGCTTTGCCGCGTGGGGCGCCACCGCCTATCCGGTGCCGCTGTCGTGGGGCGCCTCGTTCGACCCCGAGCTGATCGAGCAGGTCGGCCGCCGCATCGGTGACGACCTGCGCTCGGTCGGCGTGCACCAGGGGCTCGCACCGGTGCTCGACGTGGTGCGCGATGCGCGCTGGGGCCGCGTCGAAGAGACGATCGGCGAAGACCCACACCTGGTCGCCACCACCGCCAGCGCGTATGTGCGCGGGGTTGAGGCATCCGGTGTCGTGGCCACTCTCAAGCACTTCGTGGGCTATTCGGCGTCGAAGGCCGGGCGCAACCTCGCTCCGGTCTCGATCGGTCCGCGCGAGGTCGCCGACGTGTTGCTGCCCCCGTTCGAGATGGCCGTGCGTGAGACCGGCGTGCGCAGCGTCATGAACGCGTACACCGACCTCGACGGCGTGCCCTCGGCCGCCGACCGGGCATTGCTGACCGACCTGCTGCGCGAAGAGTGGGGCTTCACGGGAACCGTGGTCGCCGACTACTTCTCGATCGCGTTCCTCAAGCTTCTGCACGGATCGGCAGAGTCGTGGGCGGATGCCGCGGCCGCAGCACTGAACGCGGGCATCGATGTCGAGCTTCCCACCGTGAAGACCTTCGGCGAGCCGTTGCGTCGCGCGGTCGAAGAGGGTGTCGTGGACGGCGCCCTCATCGACACCGCGCTGCGGCGCGTGCTTCGGCAGAAAGAAGACCTCGGCCTGCTCGATCCCGAGTGGTCGCCGATTCCGCCGGCGCTGGCCGGTCGCGATCTGTCCGATCCCGAGGCGCTGCGCGGCACGATCGACCTCGACCCCGCCGAGAACCGCGCGCTGGCGGCGCGTCTGGCCGAAGAGGCCGTGGTGCTGGTGCGCAATGACGGCACGCTGCCGCTGACGCGGCCGGCGCGCATCGCGGTGATCGGCCCGAACGCCGACGACCCCTACGCCATGCTCGGGTGCTACTCGTTCCCGACGCATGTGGTCTCGCAGCACCCGGGCGTCGAGATCGGCATCCGCATCCCGACTCTGCTCGAGGCGGTGCGCGCCGAGTTCCCCGAGGCCGAGATCACGCACGTGCGCGGCACGAGCGTTGATGGCGGTGAGCGCGACGGCATACCCGAAGCCGTCGCGCTCGCCGCGGCATCCGATGTCGTGATTCTCGCCCTCGGCGACCGGGCCGGTCTGTTCGGCCGCGGCACCAGTGGCGAGGGCTGCGATGCCGAGTCGCTGGCCCTGCCGGGTGCGCAGCAGCAGCTGGTCGATGCGGTGCTGGACGCGACGGTGGATGCCGGAACTCCGGCGGCCCTCGTGCTGCTGGCCGGTCGCCCCTATGCGCTGGGTCGTGCCACGACCGAGTCGGCCGCGATCGTCGAGGCGTTCTTCCTCGGCGAAGAGGGCGCGACGGCGATCGCCGGCGTGCTCAGCGGACGGGTGAACCCGAGCGGTCGGCTGCCGGTGAGCATTCCGGCGACGATCGGTGCGCAGCCGTCGACGTATCTGGCGGCGCCGCTGGCGCGCGCCAACGACGTGTCGAACATCGACCCGACCGCGGCGTACCCGTTCGGACACGGGCTCTCGTACAGCGCGTTCACCTGGTCGGACCTGGCGGGTGACGTCGATGCCATCGGCACCGACGGAACCGTCGAGGTGTCGCTCGACGTCGCGAACACCGGCGCCCGTGCAGGTGCTGAGATCGTGCAGCTGTATCTGCACGATCCGGTGGCATCGGTGGTGCGGCCCGTGCAGCGACTGATCGGCTACGCGCGCGTCGTGCTCGAGGCTGGGCAATCGGCGCGGGTGCGGTTCCGCGTGTCGGCTGATCTGGCCTCGTTCACCGGACGCGAACTGCGACGCATCGTCGAGCCCGGCGAGATCGTGCTCAGCGCCGGACGTTCCAGTGGCGACCTGGCATCGTCGTGGACCGTGCAACTGACCGGCCCCGTACGCGAAGTCGGACACGACCGGACCCTCGCGCCCGACGTCGCTGTGGAGACCGTGGCTGCGGTGGTTGCGCGCTGA